The Leadbettera azotonutricia ZAS-9 genome has a window encoding:
- a CDS encoding HAD-IA family hydrolase encodes MIKQIIFDLDNTLYSPRHGLEIRVMKRVNEFVAAYLGLSAEEAIEERRKHIAHYGTTLEWLRAEKGFTDIETYFKAVHPENEADDLLPDPELRSFLQGLPCPYAILTNAPIEHAERLLRLLGAADLFTEIFDIRRLNYRGKPRPDAYRFVLESLGQKAGETLFIDDVPKYVEGFLDIGGRGVLIDELDEFPGYPHEKIRALRELNSLLN; translated from the coding sequence ATGATCAAGCAAATCATCTTTGATTTGGACAACACCCTCTATTCGCCCCGGCACGGCCTTGAGATCCGTGTCATGAAGCGGGTAAATGAATTCGTTGCCGCATACCTTGGGCTTTCTGCTGAAGAAGCCATAGAGGAGCGGAGGAAGCATATCGCTCATTACGGCACTACCCTGGAATGGCTCAGGGCCGAAAAGGGCTTCACCGATATAGAAACCTATTTCAAAGCTGTCCATCCCGAAAACGAGGCTGACGACCTGCTTCCCGATCCTGAACTCCGAAGCTTCCTTCAAGGCCTCCCCTGCCCTTATGCGATCCTGACCAATGCGCCTATTGAGCACGCCGAAAGGCTTCTCAGGCTTCTTGGGGCGGCGGATCTTTTTACCGAGATTTTTGACATAAGGCGGCTGAATTACAGGGGCAAGCCCCGCCCCGATGCATATCGTTTTGTTTTGGAAAGCCTGGGGCAAAAAGCGGGCGAAACCTTATTTATTGATGATGTGCCCAAATATGTGGAGGGCTTTCTTGACATTGGGGGCAGGGGCGTCCTGATTGACGAGCTTGATGAATTCCCCGGCTATCCCCATGAAAAAATCCGTGCCTTAAGAGAGCTTAACTCCCTTTTGAACTGA
- a CDS encoding MerR family transcriptional regulator: MEKAVAYTIKQVSEKTFLPPHVLRYYENEGLLPSISRSRNGVRRYSDEDLEWIGLICCLKNTGMSIKQIKNFVELSVKGDKTLKQRVEMLQEHKKNVEEQIREMHQHLEKVTCKIEKFSKQYKKYAEGLNAKSVQKGVKLS, from the coding sequence ATGGAAAAAGCAGTCGCCTACACTATTAAGCAAGTTTCGGAAAAAACTTTCCTTCCTCCCCATGTGCTCAGGTACTATGAGAACGAAGGGCTTCTTCCCAGCATATCCAGAAGCAGGAATGGTGTGCGCCGGTACTCTGACGAAGACCTGGAGTGGATAGGTCTCATCTGCTGCCTCAAAAACACGGGCATGTCCATCAAGCAGATAAAGAATTTTGTGGAACTGAGCGTCAAGGGCGACAAGACCCTGAAGCAGCGGGTGGAAATGCTGCAGGAGCACAAAAAAAACGTGGAAGAGCAAATCCGGGAAATGCACCAGCACCTGGAAAAGGTCACCTGCAAAATCGAAAAGTTTTCGAAGCAGTACAAAAAGTACGCCGAGGGGCTCAATGCCAAATCAGTTCAAAAGGGAGTTAAGCTCTCTTAA
- the larC gene encoding nickel pincer cofactor biosynthesis protein LarC, which translates to MKTLHFDCFAGISGDMSLGALVDLGVDPDELRDELNKLNIGGWKLDFTRDERNGISGTHAMVILQDAHDHEHDHHHGHDHGHAHNSWKEIRSLIERSAVREGAKNKALDIFTRIAEAESQVHGIPVNDIGFHEVGALDSIIDIVGVAICLDILKPDRITSSIIELGGGTVKCAHGILPVPAPAVVILLKGLPVSAGGFDKEMTTPTGAAILASCVDEFITGPVSYKVIKTGIGIGGRKMDKPNMLRASWREAVAASAEKPKPWKAEELLLMETNIDDMTGEALGFLMEKLFEAGALDVTFASCVMKKSRPGTLVSVLCGLEDPDPLRDALFRYSTTIGFRETRINRLSLGREEKILEGEFGKAREKIVYLGEEKRSSKIEFEDRARIAREKNISLDNAERLIRSGEDN; encoded by the coding sequence TTGAAAACTCTGCACTTTGACTGTTTTGCCGGCATCTCAGGGGACATGAGCCTGGGGGCCTTGGTGGATCTTGGCGTTGATCCTGATGAGCTCAGGGATGAGCTTAACAAGCTCAACATAGGCGGCTGGAAGCTTGATTTTACCCGTGATGAACGCAACGGTATTTCAGGCACCCATGCAATGGTAATACTCCAGGATGCTCATGATCATGAGCACGATCATCATCATGGGCACGATCACGGCCACGCCCATAATTCCTGGAAAGAGATACGCTCCCTCATAGAAAGATCCGCTGTCCGGGAAGGCGCAAAGAATAAAGCCCTGGATATTTTTACCCGCATTGCCGAAGCGGAATCCCAGGTGCATGGGATCCCTGTCAATGATATTGGCTTCCATGAAGTAGGCGCTTTGGATTCCATCATTGATATTGTGGGTGTTGCCATTTGCCTCGATATCCTTAAACCCGATCGCATTACTTCAAGCATAATTGAACTTGGGGGAGGGACGGTGAAATGCGCCCATGGCATACTCCCTGTCCCGGCTCCCGCAGTAGTAATACTGCTAAAAGGGCTTCCTGTCAGTGCCGGCGGTTTTGACAAGGAGATGACAACCCCAACAGGGGCTGCGATTCTTGCGTCCTGTGTCGATGAATTTATTACCGGCCCTGTTTCTTACAAGGTGATAAAAACGGGCATAGGCATCGGGGGCAGGAAGATGGACAAGCCCAATATGCTGCGGGCTTCCTGGAGGGAAGCTGTCGCGGCCAGTGCGGAAAAGCCAAAGCCTTGGAAAGCAGAAGAACTGCTCCTCATGGAAACCAACATCGACGATATGACAGGAGAAGCCCTGGGCTTCCTCATGGAAAAGCTTTTCGAGGCAGGCGCTTTGGATGTTACCTTTGCTTCCTGTGTCATGAAAAAATCAAGGCCCGGAACCCTGGTATCTGTCCTCTGCGGCCTTGAAGACCCTGATCCTTTGCGGGATGCCTTGTTCCGATATTCCACCACCATTGGCTTCAGGGAGACAAGGATAAACCGTCTTTCCCTGGGACGCGAGGAAAAAATCCTGGAAGGGGAATTCGGCAAAGCCAGGGAGAAAATTGTTTATCTTGGCGAAGAGAAGCGGAGTTCAAAAATTGAATTTGAGGACAGGGCAAGGATTGCAAGGGAAAAAAATATCTCCCTTGATAACGCTGAACGTTTGATTCGTTCGGGGGAGGATAACTGA
- a CDS encoding DUF3842 family protein encodes MKTAIVIIDGMGGGIGVQLVGRVKEICGNAEVIAIGTNAVAAERMVKAGAHRGAAGENAVRVAAKTASFILGPIGIVIADSMMGEITRVMAEAVLSSPGERILLPLQQEHFFIAGLEALSLARMIDKAMDILKERLEKGSV; translated from the coding sequence ATGAAAACAGCAATAGTTATAATTGACGGCATGGGCGGCGGCATAGGCGTCCAGCTTGTAGGCAGGGTCAAGGAAATTTGCGGCAATGCCGAAGTCATTGCCATAGGCACAAACGCCGTGGCTGCGGAGCGCATGGTTAAAGCAGGCGCCCACCGGGGCGCGGCCGGGGAAAACGCCGTCAGGGTTGCCGCGAAAACCGCTTCGTTTATTCTTGGGCCTATCGGCATAGTCATTGCCGACAGCATGATGGGGGAGATTACCCGGGTTATGGCGGAGGCAGTGCTTTCTTCCCCAGGGGAGCGCATACTCCTCCCCCTGCAGCAGGAGCATTTCTTCATTGCCGGACTTGAAGCCCTGTCCCTGGCAAGAATGATAGACAAGGCCATGGACATTCTTAAAGAAAGGCTTGAAAAGGGGTCAGTTTGA
- a CDS encoding HAD family hydrolase: protein MGFFDKFQAAIFDLDGTLIDSMHLWDHVASDWLISLGKTPDSDCDDSIKTMPFSESVLYMTRRYGLSLSAEEIRSQWIKMVEEAYLAKVPLKKGAGDLVKALAARGIKLGMATSSFPHLCEGVLSRHQLRHCFSSIVYTDEMRSPNGQVRNKSCPDIWLAAASRLGTLPGKCVVFEDLPDSLLGCHSAGIGGFVAIFDDATPDWPSLKAAADLALDYPGEALKLL, encoded by the coding sequence ATGGGTTTTTTCGATAAATTTCAAGCCGCAATTTTTGATCTCGACGGCACCCTCATTGATTCCATGCATCTCTGGGATCATGTTGCCAGCGATTGGCTTATATCACTGGGCAAAACCCCTGACAGTGATTGTGACGATAGCATAAAGACCATGCCCTTTTCCGAATCAGTCTTATATATGACCCGGCGTTACGGCCTCAGCCTGTCTGCCGAAGAAATCAGAAGCCAATGGATAAAAATGGTGGAAGAGGCTTATCTTGCAAAAGTTCCCCTTAAAAAAGGCGCCGGCGATCTCGTAAAAGCCCTCGCGGCCAGGGGCATAAAACTTGGCATGGCAACATCGTCCTTTCCGCATCTCTGCGAAGGTGTTTTGAGCCGCCATCAGTTAAGGCACTGCTTTTCTTCTATCGTTTATACTGACGAGATGAGATCGCCCAATGGACAGGTGAGGAACAAGAGCTGCCCTGACATCTGGCTTGCGGCCGCGTCCCGCCTGGGAACCCTTCCGGGAAAATGCGTAGTCTTTGAGGATTTGCCCGACTCCCTTCTCGGCTGCCATTCTGCGGGCATCGGGGGTTTCGTGGCGATCTTCGACGATGCTACCCCGGATTGGCCTTCGCTCAAGGCAGCGGCAGATTTGGCGCTGGACTATCCGGGAGAAGCCCTTAAGCTGCTGTAA
- the thiE gene encoding thiamine phosphate synthase codes for MLNIEDLKLYLCTDRGLSLGRPLVETVEDAIAGGVTMVQIREKDIPSREFYDLALQALRVTRAHHIPLIINDRLDIALAIGAEGVHLGQSDLPCIEARRVGGEDFIIGVSAHTPAEAVRAERDGADYIGAGAVFPTGSKADVSAIIGLDGLKAAAASVKIPVIGIGGIGPKNAAEVIASGAAGIAVISAILSQPDIREAAMILRRCLG; via the coding sequence TTGCTTAATATCGAAGACCTTAAGCTCTATCTCTGCACTGACAGGGGGCTTTCCCTGGGGCGGCCTCTTGTAGAGACTGTAGAGGATGCAATCGCAGGCGGGGTTACCATGGTGCAGATCCGGGAGAAGGATATTCCTTCCCGGGAATTTTATGATCTCGCTCTTCAGGCGCTCAGGGTAACGCGGGCTCATCATATACCCCTCATTATCAATGATCGCCTGGACATAGCTCTGGCAATAGGAGCGGAGGGCGTGCACCTGGGACAGTCCGATCTGCCCTGCATTGAAGCACGCCGCGTTGGGGGCGAGGATTTTATTATCGGCGTTTCGGCACATACCCCGGCAGAGGCTGTAAGAGCCGAGAGGGATGGGGCGGATTACATAGGCGCAGGCGCGGTATTCCCCACAGGGAGCAAGGCTGATGTCAGCGCAATCATCGGTCTCGACGGGCTCAAGGCCGCAGCGGCATCAGTAAAAATACCTGTCATCGGCATAGGCGGCATTGGCCCCAAAAATGCAGCGGAGGTCATTGCGTCGGGAGCTGCGGGAATCGCGGTTATCTCGGCCATACTTTCCCAGCCCGATATCAGGGAAGCCGCAATGATTCTCAGGCGTTGCCTGGGTTAA
- a CDS encoding permease, protein MKKHTMLLLWLGAAISISEIYTGGLLAPLGLARGIVVIIAGHIIGTGLLAFGSWVSYTRKENAMDSVGFSLGKAGGILVALCNVIQLTGWTIVMVVQAGSAIAGVFTDFPFWIIALVLSVLVLIWALILGSPAGKLNEIAVILLACLCVVLFAESAGNGGAALSGTMSVTLGIELSIAMPVSWLPLAGDYACKAESGTSAALMPFIGYFVGSVLMYGFGLFIGVTTGGDIFAFIAGSSFRFVACAVVVLSTLTTAFLDLYSAAVSSRQLVKPKNEKLPLLVIGFFTIVVSVFFPVEQYGTFLETFLGAIGMVFVPVYSVIFLDFIMKKERFGKVLHVPGLIVIVIGMVSYRLFSNFEIWIPTLLCIALVAVLYIPLSLWLNSKGAKLA, encoded by the coding sequence ATGAAGAAACATACCATGCTTCTCCTGTGGCTCGGCGCTGCCATCTCCATTTCGGAGATCTACACCGGGGGACTTCTGGCGCCGTTGGGTCTTGCCCGGGGGATTGTCGTCATTATCGCGGGCCATATTATCGGTACAGGGCTTTTGGCTTTCGGCTCCTGGGTTTCATATACCCGGAAAGAGAACGCCATGGACAGTGTCGGGTTTTCCCTGGGGAAGGCGGGGGGCATATTGGTGGCACTCTGCAATGTGATACAGCTTACAGGGTGGACTATAGTCATGGTGGTACAGGCAGGGAGCGCCATTGCCGGTGTTTTTACTGATTTTCCGTTTTGGATAATTGCGCTTGTTTTATCAGTATTAGTACTAATTTGGGCATTGATACTGGGTAGTCCCGCAGGAAAACTGAACGAAATCGCAGTAATACTGTTAGCCTGCCTTTGCGTGGTTCTTTTTGCCGAATCTGCGGGGAATGGAGGCGCAGCCCTCTCGGGAACAATGAGCGTAACTCTCGGCATAGAGCTTTCCATCGCCATGCCTGTTTCCTGGCTGCCCCTGGCAGGGGATTATGCCTGCAAGGCCGAATCCGGGACCAGTGCGGCACTGATGCCCTTTATCGGGTATTTTGTGGGCTCTGTCCTCATGTATGGCTTTGGCTTGTTTATCGGGGTGACTACGGGCGGGGATATTTTCGCTTTTATTGCAGGGAGTTCTTTCCGCTTTGTCGCATGCGCTGTTGTGGTGCTATCCACCCTTACGACAGCATTTTTGGATCTCTATTCAGCGGCGGTATCTTCCCGGCAGCTGGTAAAGCCAAAGAATGAAAAGCTCCCCCTCCTGGTAATTGGTTTCTTTACCATTGTTGTTTCGGTTTTCTTCCCGGTTGAGCAATACGGAACTTTCCTTGAAACATTTTTGGGTGCCATAGGCATGGTGTTTGTCCCGGTTTATTCTGTTATCTTTTTGGATTTTATTATGAAGAAAGAACGCTTTGGGAAGGTCCTTCATGTGCCGGGTCTGATTGTTATCGTTATAGGAATGGTTTCTTACCGGCTTTTTTCGAATTTTGAAATCTGGATACCTACTCTTTTATGTATAGCCCTGGTTGCTGTCCTTTACATTCCCCTTTCGCTGTGGTTGAATTCAAAAGGGGCAAAGCTTGCTTAA
- a CDS encoding DUF1638 domain-containing protein: MLRLKVIACDVLRREISYLSSRSPCYVDTTFLPQGLHENPDKLRAFLAEEIEKANGSFPYQLFEKKISYDYIILAYGLCDNSIVGLKSLNIPLAVPKAHDCITMILGSKERYTELFNEYPGTFWYSRGWIERSLQPGKERYEITYKSYVDKYGDDNAEYLMEMEQGWFKSYNRAFFINWECLGNSDFYRSFTKESADYLKWNFSEEQGSPSLLEKMLKGEFNESEVLIVPPGKAIAPSFDTEIIRQE; encoded by the coding sequence ATGCTAAGGCTGAAAGTAATTGCCTGCGATGTGTTGAGGCGGGAGATTTCCTATCTGAGCAGCCGCTCGCCCTGCTATGTGGACACTACCTTTTTGCCCCAGGGGCTTCACGAAAATCCCGACAAGCTCAGGGCTTTCCTTGCGGAAGAAATTGAAAAGGCCAACGGCAGTTTCCCCTACCAGCTTTTTGAAAAAAAGATTTCCTACGATTATATAATTCTGGCTTACGGCCTCTGCGACAACAGCATCGTGGGGCTTAAAAGCCTCAATATACCTCTGGCAGTTCCCAAAGCCCACGACTGCATCACCATGATTCTGGGATCAAAAGAACGCTACACAGAGCTTTTTAATGAATACCCGGGAACTTTTTGGTATTCCCGGGGCTGGATCGAGCGATCCCTCCAGCCTGGCAAAGAGCGTTACGAAATCACGTATAAATCCTATGTGGATAAATACGGCGACGATAACGCCGAGTACCTTATGGAGATGGAGCAGGGCTGGTTCAAATCATACAACCGGGCATTTTTCATTAATTGGGAATGTTTGGGCAATTCCGATTTTTACCGTTCCTTCACCAAAGAGAGCGCCGACTACCTCAAGTGGAATTTCAGCGAGGAGCAGGGGAGCCCTTCGTTATTGGAAAAGATGCTAAAAGGCGAATTCAACGAATCTGAAGTGCTCATAGTGCCGCCGGGCAAGGCAATTGCGCCAAGCTTCGACACGGAGATAATCAGGCAGGAATAG
- a CDS encoding ABC transporter ATP-binding protein, whose protein sequence is MSGQELKKQGLLRVEGIKKSFGETQILRGIDLSVEKGEFITILGSSGCGKTTLLRIIAGLETADEGRIFLNNREVSGDEPHKRDVRMVFQNYALFPHMNVEANIGYSLRLKHASRGKIKQETADALNLVQLHGYEKRMPSELSGGQRQRVALARALVNKPPLLLLDEPLGALDLQLRRQMQIELKRIQQQLGITFIYITHDQEEALTMSDRIAVMRHGFFEQLGSATDIYNLPATSYVARFVGNANILRGKLISKEKADGKTILGIEVSGSTVKAAIAQNDSSNTFAIPNPGEAAAIAIRTEHVILSPPGSAGGQGLLARITARSFTGGQLRITAVLKEGGEITASRHGMDSPLQIGEEVFANWASPEDAILVEDTE, encoded by the coding sequence GTGAGTGGACAGGAACTCAAAAAACAGGGATTGCTCAGAGTCGAGGGCATAAAAAAAAGTTTCGGCGAAACCCAGATTTTGCGGGGCATTGATCTTTCCGTGGAGAAAGGGGAATTCATCACCATACTGGGTTCCTCTGGCTGCGGGAAAACCACCCTCCTCAGGATCATCGCGGGCCTTGAGACCGCTGACGAGGGCCGCATTTTCCTTAATAACCGTGAAGTGTCCGGTGATGAGCCCCACAAGCGGGATGTGCGCATGGTCTTCCAGAACTATGCGCTTTTCCCCCACATGAATGTAGAAGCCAACATTGGCTACAGCCTCCGATTAAAACATGCTTCCAGGGGAAAAATAAAACAGGAAACCGCGGATGCCCTCAATCTGGTGCAGCTCCATGGTTATGAAAAACGCATGCCTTCCGAGCTTTCAGGAGGCCAGCGGCAAAGGGTGGCATTGGCACGCGCCCTGGTCAACAAGCCTCCCCTCCTTCTCCTGGACGAGCCCCTGGGCGCATTGGATTTGCAGCTCCGCAGGCAGATGCAGATTGAACTTAAGCGCATACAGCAGCAGCTGGGAATTACCTTCATATATATAACCCACGATCAGGAAGAAGCCCTCACCATGTCTGACAGGATAGCGGTGATGCGCCATGGTTTTTTTGAACAGCTGGGTTCGGCCACGGATATTTACAACCTGCCTGCTACAAGCTATGTTGCCCGCTTTGTGGGGAACGCCAATATCCTGAGGGGTAAACTGATCTCAAAAGAAAAAGCCGATGGAAAAACTATTCTCGGCATTGAAGTTTCCGGCAGTACAGTAAAGGCTGCTATAGCGCAAAATGATAGCTCAAACACGTTTGCCATTCCAAATCCCGGCGAGGCCGCAGCCATTGCAATACGCACAGAGCATGTAATCCTTTCGCCCCCGGGCAGTGCGGGCGGCCAGGGCCTCCTTGCCAGAATTACTGCCCGCAGTTTTACCGGTGGACAGCTCCGTATAACCGCAGTTCTCAAGGAAGGCGGGGAAATAACCGCTTCACGCCATGGCATGGATTCGCCCCTTCAAATTGGCGAAGAGGTCTTTGCCAACTGGGCTTCCCCGGAGGATGCGATTTTAGTGGAAGACACAGAATGA
- a CDS encoding ABC transporter permease translates to MKNNGKLRLPPKAALFNAALPMFIFTLAFVLGPMIYMVVLSFMQREGNWGVAANFTLRNYARIGEPVYLATFAQSVRLAFTTTILTGALGYPFGYYMARLKPVWRGRVMLLIIIPFWTSSLMRLYGWIIMFRANGVLDSMLLKLGFASGPLRLLYTYPAVVTGMVYALIPFMIYSVYASAEKLDWALVEAARNLGASRFKAFATVSFPLTMPGLFSGIVLTFIPSMGLFFIADILGGNKVVLVGNVIQEQLMKAHDWPYAAALSVMLMAMTSLFIFLYRRLTRSGDLEGLV, encoded by the coding sequence ATGAAAAACAACGGGAAGCTGCGGCTCCCTCCAAAAGCGGCGCTGTTCAACGCGGCCCTCCCCATGTTCATCTTCACCCTGGCCTTTGTGCTGGGCCCCATGATTTACATGGTGGTCTTAAGCTTTATGCAGCGGGAAGGGAATTGGGGGGTAGCGGCGAATTTCACTTTAAGGAATTATGCCCGCATCGGGGAGCCGGTGTACCTTGCGACCTTTGCACAGTCAGTGAGGCTGGCATTCACCACCACTATCCTCACCGGCGCCCTGGGCTATCCCTTCGGCTATTATATGGCGAGGCTCAAACCTGTATGGCGGGGGCGGGTCATGCTCCTCATCATTATTCCTTTTTGGACAAGCTCGCTCATGCGGCTCTACGGCTGGATCATCATGTTCAGGGCTAACGGGGTTCTGGACAGCATGCTTCTCAAATTGGGCTTTGCTTCCGGGCCGCTGCGTCTCCTCTACACCTACCCTGCGGTGGTTACGGGCATGGTTTACGCCCTCATCCCCTTCATGATCTATTCGGTTTATGCAAGCGCGGAAAAGCTGGATTGGGCTCTTGTGGAAGCGGCCCGCAATCTTGGGGCTTCACGGTTCAAGGCTTTTGCCACTGTAAGCTTCCCCCTCACCATGCCGGGGCTTTTTTCGGGCATAGTCCTCACCTTCATCCCTTCCATGGGGCTTTTCTTCATTGCTGATATTCTAGGAGGCAACAAGGTGGTACTGGTGGGGAATGTCATACAGGAGCAATTGATGAAAGCCCACGATTGGCCTTATGCCGCAGCCCTCAGCGTGATGCTTATGGCCATGACCAGTTTATTTATCTTCTTATATAGAAGGCTCACAAGGTCGGGCGACCTGGAGGGGCTGGTGTGA
- a CDS encoding ABC transporter permease, with the protein MRGAKGRGRKIYIALLLTLMYVPIVLVIVYSFNQSRLSSVWSGFTLSWYRELFRDRAIFEALRNSLVLAVISSFSAAVIGTLGAVGMARLKPPPGKIGKAMEYLSILPIMIPEIILGMVMLAFFSLLGLPLGMLTLILAHTCFCIPYIYLLVKARLAGLDKSFAEAARNLGANEWRAFRDITFPLILPAVVSGILLSFAMSFDDVIISVFVTGPHTNTLPIRIYSQMKTGVTPKTNALCTLVFAATVLLCILSTVAARIRVKTPKKEQSK; encoded by the coding sequence GTGAGGGGCGCAAAAGGAAGGGGCAGGAAAATCTACATCGCTTTGCTCCTGACTTTGATGTATGTCCCCATAGTGCTGGTAATAGTGTACTCATTTAACCAGAGCAGGCTTTCGTCGGTGTGGAGCGGTTTTACCCTGAGCTGGTACAGGGAGCTTTTCCGGGACAGGGCCATATTCGAGGCATTGAGGAACAGCCTGGTGCTGGCAGTGATTTCAAGCTTCTCGGCTGCGGTCATCGGAACCCTGGGGGCTGTGGGCATGGCAAGGCTCAAGCCTCCGCCGGGAAAAATCGGCAAGGCCATGGAGTACCTTTCCATACTCCCCATCATGATACCCGAGATTATTCTGGGCATGGTGATGCTGGCTTTCTTCTCCCTTTTGGGGCTGCCCCTGGGCATGCTCACCCTTATTCTGGCGCATACCTGTTTTTGCATACCCTACATTTACCTTCTTGTAAAGGCGAGGCTTGCAGGGCTGGACAAAAGCTTTGCCGAGGCTGCCCGCAACCTGGGCGCCAACGAATGGCGGGCCTTCAGGGACATCACCTTCCCCCTCATACTTCCTGCGGTTGTCTCAGGCATACTCCTCTCCTTTGCCATGAGTTTCGACGATGTGATCATCAGCGTCTTTGTGACAGGGCCCCATACCAATACATTGCCCATACGCATCTATTCCCAGATGAAAACAGGGGTCACCCCGAAGACCAACGCTCTCTGCACCCTGGTCTTTGCGGCCACAGTTCTTTTGTGTATACTATCAACAGTGGCTGCCCGTATAAGGGTAAAGACGCCAAAAAAGGAGCAAAGTAAATGA
- a CDS encoding polyamine ABC transporter substrate-binding protein, with amino-acid sequence MKKIAVMLGLAFILVIPSILFAGGSKDKQAKKEFTLYTWSEMFPQEILDGFEKETGIRINYVNFDYDETMLTKLETAGGGDYDLVIADDYIIETAVEKGLAQKLDKSKIKNYSGINPIYQKQFYDLRDEYTVPYGAGVQTIVYDPSTVKVKISGYADLWDPSLRNSIGTIENYRVINGMALKVLGKSYNTENIADIQAAGDRLTALAPNIRLIKDDNLQDEIISGEISAAVMYTSQVTMAKIENPNLEVVFPKEGIGFGIMAGFIPSKAPNAEAAYAFLNYIMDAQRGAECFEYLGYYSTWTSSDSYISPEYKDFLTLPAGFNLDMEMIQNISPRADEEHSKIWTAFKTAAGN; translated from the coding sequence ATGAAGAAGATCGCGGTTATGTTGGGATTGGCTTTTATCTTAGTAATCCCATCGATTCTCTTTGCGGGCGGGTCCAAAGACAAGCAGGCAAAGAAAGAATTCACCCTCTACACCTGGTCGGAGATGTTCCCCCAGGAGATTCTCGACGGCTTTGAAAAAGAGACGGGAATCCGGATAAATTATGTCAACTTTGATTATGACGAAACCATGCTCACCAAGCTTGAGACAGCAGGGGGCGGGGATTACGATCTGGTCATAGCCGACGACTACATTATCGAGACCGCCGTCGAAAAGGGCCTGGCGCAAAAACTGGACAAATCAAAAATTAAAAACTACAGCGGCATCAATCCCATTTATCAGAAGCAGTTCTACGACCTCAGGGATGAATACACTGTGCCTTACGGCGCCGGGGTTCAAACCATCGTATACGATCCTTCCACAGTAAAAGTGAAGATATCAGGGTACGCCGATCTTTGGGACCCAAGCCTTAGAAACAGCATTGGCACCATCGAAAACTACAGGGTGATAAACGGCATGGCCCTCAAGGTTTTGGGCAAGAGTTACAACACTGAAAATATTGCAGATATCCAGGCTGCCGGCGACAGGCTCACAGCCTTGGCCCCGAATATCAGGCTTATAAAAGACGATAACCTCCAGGACGAAATTATCTCCGGAGAAATTTCCGCGGCGGTAATGTACACCTCCCAGGTAACCATGGCGAAGATTGAGAACCCGAATCTCGAAGTGGTATTCCCCAAAGAAGGAATAGGCTTTGGCATCATGGCGGGCTTCATTCCCAGCAAGGCCCCCAACGCCGAAGCTGCTTATGCCTTCCTCAACTATATTATGGACGCACAGAGAGGCGCCGAATGTTTTGAATACCTGGGCTACTACAGTACCTGGACTTCTTCTGATTCCTACATCAGCCCTGAATATAAGGACTTCCTCACCCTGCCTGCAGGCTTCAATCTGGATATGGAAATGATCCAGAACATCAGCCCCAGAGCTGACGAGGAACATTCCAAGATTTGGACAGCCTTTAAGACTGCCGCGGGTAATTAA